In bacterium 336/3, the following proteins share a genomic window:
- a CDS encoding prolipoprotein diacylglyceryl transferase encodes MNWLEKLKNRWGVHSIWQVLLILCVFACTGFTILFVKKPIYAILGYNEQTPTWIKILTWIVLILPLYNIILLGYGFIFGQFRFFWMFVNKLFGRLFFWQKK; translated from the coding sequence ATGAATTGGCTTGAAAAATTAAAAAATCGTTGGGGAGTACACAGCATTTGGCAGGTACTCCTTATTTTATGTGTATTTGCTTGTACTGGCTTTACTATTTTATTTGTTAAAAAGCCTATTTATGCAATATTAGGCTATAATGAACAAACTCCTACATGGATAAAAATCCTTACATGGATTGTGCTGATTTTGCCACTCTACAATATCATTTTGCTTGGCTATGGATTTATTTTTGGGCAATTTCGTTTCTTTTGGATGTTTGTGAACAAACTTTTTGGGAGATTATTTTTTTGGCAAAAAAAGTAA